One genomic segment of Salinigranum rubrum includes these proteins:
- a CDS encoding alpha/beta fold hydrolase produces MRRGRTRPRTGRRRATAAPAARLPQTRAAWHEIAPELAERFTVVAPDLRGYGDSRGPSDPETADYSNRVMAADLVAMMESLGFDAFGLVGHDRGARVGYRLALDHPGRVAQLAVLDIVPTLETAEMMDYAYAKQMYHWLFLAQPHPVPETLINHDPAFYVDHLIERWAASPDALDPAAVAAYHRAFADERVVRASCEDYRAGLSVDLDHDRASREAGDRIECPVLALWGDASGTVSFDPLDVWERWAESVEGRGLSCGHFVMEEAPERTLEALDAFLV; encoded by the coding sequence CTGCGGCGAGGCCGAACTCGCCCTCGAACGGGGCGGCGACGGGCCACCGCTGCTCCTGCTGCACGGCTACCCCAGACCCGCGCCGCCTGGCACGAAATCGCCCCGGAACTGGCTGAACGGTTCACGGTCGTCGCCCCCGACCTCCGGGGGTACGGCGACAGTCGCGGTCCGAGCGACCCCGAGACGGCCGACTACTCCAATCGCGTGATGGCCGCGGACCTCGTCGCCATGATGGAGTCGCTCGGGTTCGACGCGTTCGGACTCGTCGGCCACGACCGCGGGGCGCGCGTCGGCTACCGCCTCGCACTGGACCACCCCGGGCGAGTGGCGCAGTTAGCGGTCCTCGACATCGTCCCGACGCTCGAAACGGCGGAGATGATGGACTACGCGTACGCGAAGCAGATGTACCACTGGCTGTTCCTGGCACAGCCACACCCGGTGCCGGAGACGCTCATCAACCACGACCCGGCGTTTTACGTCGACCACCTCATCGAGCGCTGGGCCGCTTCGCCGGACGCGCTCGACCCCGCGGCCGTCGCGGCGTACCACCGCGCCTTCGCGGACGAGCGGGTCGTCCGCGCGAGCTGTGAGGACTACCGCGCCGGGCTGAGCGTCGACCTCGACCACGACCGCGCCTCCCGCGAGGCGGGCGACCGGATCGAGTGTCCGGTGCTGGCGCTCTGGGGGGACGCCTCCGGCACGGTGTCGTTCGACCCGCTCGACGTGTGGGAGCGGTGGGCCGAGTCGGTCGAGGGGCGGGGACTCTCGTGTGGGCACTTCGTGATGGAGGAAGCGCCCGAACGCACCCTCGAAGCACTCGACGCGTTCTTGGTGTAG